CCTGAACGGGAGAGCCGCGGCGTAGCCCGATCGACCGCACGGGCCCGCGGGCCCGGAATCGGGCTCAGGCGCCGCGCAGCAGCTCTATTGCCGGCGTCAGAGGCTGGCCGTGCGCGTGCAGATCCGCCCACACATCGCCGACCGATGCGACACGTTCGGCCATCGTTCGCAACGTATACGACTGCGGCTGCACACCGCGCTCCACCTCCTCCCACGTACAGGGCGCCGAAACGGGAGCCCCGGGCTTCGCCCGGACGGCGTACGTAGCGGCGTACGTCGCGTGGAATTCGTTGCGGCCGGTATCAATGAGGATGCGATCACCGCGTTCGGTTTTGAAGAACTCCTGCGTGAAGACGGCCGGGTGTCGCTGCACCAGCAGGCGGCCCAGTGCGTGCGCGAATGGCGCGCACTGCTCGTACTCCGCGGTGCGGTCGAGCGGGACGACCACATGGAACCCTTTCGAGCCAGTGGTCTTCACCCAGCTCGTCAGGCCGAGCTCCGCGAGCGTGTCGCGAACGATGAGGGTAGCGGCGCGGAGTGCATCGGCATCGTCCTCGGACGGGTCGAGATCGAAGACGAGCAGGTCGGGCCGGTTGACGTCGGGTGCGCGCGAGGTCCAGA
The sequence above is a segment of the Longimicrobiales bacterium genome. Coding sequences within it:
- the ligD gene encoding non-homologous end-joining DNA ligase produces the protein MAERVTITHPEKVLFPDDGITKGELADYYRMIAPLMLPHVINRPITMERFHRGIGEDGFFQKSVTKGFPSWLERVEVPKKKGTVHHPLVTDTDALLWLANMNCITPHVWTSRAPDVNRPDLLVFDLDPSEDDADALRAATLIVRDTLAELGLTSWVKTTGSKGFHVVVPLDRTAEYEQCAPFAHALGRLLVQRHPAVFTQEFFKTERGDRILIDTGRNEFHATYAATYAVRAKPGAPVSAPCTWEEVERGVQPQSYTLRTMAERVASVGDVWADLHAHGQPLTPAIELLRGA